The genomic region CTGTGATAATTGTGCTGTAATGGCAGCTAAAATTGTGGAAGATACACGTCGAGAAGAAAATTCTTCGAAGTCTAGCTCTCCTACTGAATTTAGTTTTGACAAAAAGCCAAGTGATATTGTAGCTTATCTGAATGAATACATCATAGGTCAGGATTTTGCTAAGAAGGTAATCTCAGTGGCTATCTACAATCATTATAAACGTATTGCCAAACCAAATAATACAGAAGATGTAGAGATTGAAAAATCTAATATTTTACTAGTAGGCAATACCGGTACAGGAAAGACCTTGTTAGCTAAAACAGTCGCAAAACTATTAAATGTTCCTTTCGCCATTGCGGACGCTACAGCCTTTACCCAGAGTGGATATGTAGGTGAAGATATTGAGAGTGTCATTACGAGATTATTACAGAATTGTAATTATAATATTGATTCCGCTCAGAAGGGAATTGTCTTTATTGATGAGATTGATAAGATAGCTCGTAAGGGAGAGAATCCTTCCATAACGAGAGATGTAGCAGGCGAGGGTGTTCAGCAGGGGTTATTGAAATTATTAGAAGGTTCTGAGATTTTAGTGCCACCGCAGGGTGGTAGAAAACACCCTGAGCAACCTATGATAAAAGTAGATACTAAAAATATTTTATTTATCTGTGGAGGTGCTTTTGAAGGACTGGAGCGAATTATAGCGCAGCGAGTAAATAAGTCTTCGGTCGGTTTTAAAAAAACCAAAGAAATAGAGAGTGAAATTCAAAAAGAAAATTTACTCAAACAGGTGAATGCCCTTGACATTAAAAAATTTGGCATCATACCTGAACTATTAGGTAGACTGCCTGTGGTGGTTCACCTCAATCCATTGGATAGAAAAGCACTGCAAAAGATATTGTTAGAGCCCAAAAATTCATTGATTAAACAGTATATTGCTCTCTTAAAACTCGATGGCAAAAAGTTGGAGTTTAGTCAAGAGGCATTGGAGTTTATCCTTGATAGAGCTATGGAATACGAACTCGGTGCACGAGGCTTGCGTTCAATATGTGAAGCTATTATGACCGACGTGATGTATGATAGCCCGAATAGCAATCTAGAAAAAATTGTAGTGACCAAGGAAATGGCAGAACGCAATTTTAACCAAAATAGTGGTTATCAAGAAGCGGGCTGAGCTGCTTGATAACTAGATAGTAATTTTACAAACTCATTTTTCGCAAAAATTGCGGTTTCTTCGATATAGTTGGAATCGAAAGGAGACCTAAGCTCTGGAACTAATTTTGTTATATTTTTATAGTTGAGATTAGCTAAGTTTTTCGCTAATGTTTCCCATATTTCTATTCCGCGTTTCGGTTTTTCTTTGAAAATTTTGTAGATATTCAGTGCATTGATTATGGCCAAAGAATAATCAATGAGGTAAAAAGGACTGCCAAAATAATGGTCAGTTTCCATCCATTTATCACCATTGATAAAGTAGTCATTTTCCGAACTATCAAAGTAATTGCCGGTATATTTTTCTTGTAAATTTCTATAAACAGCTTGAATAGACTC from Chitinophagales bacterium harbors:
- the clpX gene encoding ATP-dependent Clp protease ATP-binding subunit ClpX translates to MRLAKKKASEYCSFCGNPSNKVSFLINGLEAQICDNCAVMAAKIVEDTRREENSSKSSSPTEFSFDKKPSDIVAYLNEYIIGQDFAKKVISVAIYNHYKRIAKPNNTEDVEIEKSNILLVGNTGTGKTLLAKTVAKLLNVPFAIADATAFTQSGYVGEDIESVITRLLQNCNYNIDSAQKGIVFIDEIDKIARKGENPSITRDVAGEGVQQGLLKLLEGSEILVPPQGGRKHPEQPMIKVDTKNILFICGGAFEGLERIIAQRVNKSSVGFKKTKEIESEIQKENLLKQVNALDIKKFGIIPELLGRLPVVVHLNPLDRKALQKILLEPKNSLIKQYIALLKLDGKKLEFSQEALEFILDRAMEYELGARGLRSICEAIMTDVMYDSPNSNLEKIVVTKEMAERNFNQNSGYQEAG